One Scyliorhinus torazame isolate Kashiwa2021f chromosome 17, sScyTor2.1, whole genome shotgun sequence genomic window, ATTaccaatttttaatttaaaaacataTTTGTGGGGcgtggacattgctggctaggtcagcattttttgcccatcccttgtccttggtggtggtgagctgcctccttgaactgtagtccctgaggtgtagttacatctccagtgctgttagggagggagttccaggattttgagccagcgacaatgaaggaacggcgatgtatttccaaatctgggtggtgaatgacttggaggggaacctccatgtggtggtgttcccaggtatctgctgcccttgttcttctagatgggaatgttcgtgggtttggaaggtactgcctaaggagccatggcgagttcctgcagtcaatcttgcagatggtacacactgctgccacttcatcaatgcttgtggaaggggtagcaattaaATGAGCTGCTTTATccaggatggtatcgagcttcaggagtgttgttggagctgcactcatccaggcaagtggagagtattcaatcacactctgGACTGTGCCTTGTGGGTGGTAGGCAGGCTTTCTtgagtcaggaggtcagttactctccacaggattcTGAGACTCTGACCTGCTcagatagccacagtatttatatggctggtgcaattcaatttctggtcaatggtaaccccaggatgtccccaaactccccaaatcTGTTGGAAAAGTTACTGAGATTCTCCCCTTTCTAGTAAGAAAATACAGACCAAAGCTAGTATTTCACGAGTCAGATCCCTCCATTTATGATGGCTGCTAAAAGTAATCATGAATCCATGTggtacatttataaaaaaaaaaaatacatcttAAAGCAGTGTCCCCAATTGTGGAATCTTTACCTTGCTGTTTATTTTCTTGGCCATAAAATAAACTGGGGCAGTCTGATATTTTTTGAAAAGTTGTGTATCAATTTATTTGAAATTTGTGCTGGAAAGGCCTGTTGGAGATTTGTAAAGTCGCTGCATTTTCTATTTTTTTCCTGTGTAGCAAGAAACTGTGGTAATCCAGGGGAGATTCTGAACGGATATTATAGAGCAGCAGATGGTACTACTCTGGGAAAGAAAGTTTATTTTTTTTGTGACGAAGGGTGAGTATTCAATAAGTAAACAGCTGAAAGTAGCTTATGTGACCTTAGTGATATCTTGTGTTCCTTTTTAATTATTAAAGGTGTAGTTATGGCATTTCCATGCTGATAGAGCAAAGCATCTTAACACCATCCTAAGAAGGTGACAACTTGTGCTTTTGAATCTGGTTAATTTTTTATTTTGTAACTTTGGTTAAGTATTGCATCCACAGATTCCTGAATGAGGGTCAATATATAGTTTTGAAAGATTCTATTATTTGTTTTGTGAAGGAGGGTGTCCCAGTGTACCTCTAGACTGGTCCATCGACACCCCATAATCCCAGCTATGGAAGCTGTTTTGTTTCTTTTTATTTCTCATCACTGCTATCCTCCTTGCTTCTGAGTTGGGCTTCAAATTCAATTGTACGGATTCATTATCATGAGCAAGTTGGTTTGCGTAAATGCTTAATTATGTGCTGTGAACTTAGTGATTAAATTTGGCCTTTCACCTGGGTTCCCTCAAATGGTTATGAAGAAGAAACATTTAATTTCTAATTGATCACAGGATCCATAACCAGTTCATAAAAGTGATCCATTCCTCCTAAGCCCACATCATGCACAAGTGGCATTCATGCCCAGAAGAAGAGTAGCATAATAGTAATGTTACCAGGATACCATCCAGCAGGTTGGACTAATGCTCCAGAGTTATGAGTTCAGATTCCACCATGACAGCTGAGGTTTTTTAATTCAACTAATTAAATACATCTGGAGTAAACAGTTAATAAAATGTAATGTTTAAGTTTGGTCTTCAGCCTGATGAGGacttcctccttccccctccaaGCAGCCAGTAAATTATTTCTAGCGGCTGTAGTTTGCCTTATGTCGATGACCGCCCTGTTCATTCCTATCTGGCCAATGATCAAGGTCATCTTCAACTTTTATCATGATGGGTGCCATGCTTTAACTCCTGCCAGGCACTTGCAACGCGAAGAGGATACACAAAGTGCCGCAACAAAGGAAAGATTTCAAAATGGGTGAAGCAGAccggaggtgcacctgggaagggagtgagcttaGTGAGCTGCGGGTCTACAGAGACCTGGAAGCGGAGTTGGCAAAGAGGAGAACCAGGTTCAACCGgataaaggctgccctcttcaagaaggggtgaagtttggggttttaTATCCTGTCCGCTTATGGGTGACCCATCAGAAACAGGAGTCTTATTTTAactcgccagaggaggcgatggagtttgagGGACCATGTTTGGGAGtagtgtgaggacactgaactttgtagAGGAGCTTTGTGTTTATGGTAGAATGTGGGTTTTGGTAGAGGGCggcgatggtgagtgtgccttttgttctttgttggtttgggagggggggggaaggggtggactCGAGGGGTAAGGGAGCTTAGAGGCCTTAGGTGGGGGCCCATGATGCTAGCTGGATGGGCTAGTTAACTGAAGTGGGGAGTCGTCAGGAAAAAGgcgtgagggggggatggggttgattctttggggttggagggggtgttgcTGACATgggcgcagttgggaagggagagatagCGGCGGACATCCGAGGACGGCCCGAAGAGGTGCGTGACGTGGGCCGGGACTGGCTCAAGAAGAGGAATGGCAGATTggcagtggaggggggtgaggagtccgctaaccaggctggtcacatggcacttgagagggctgaacggaccgattaaacagTCGCGTGTGTTCAGGCATCTGAAGAGCTTGACGGCAGGCGTGATGGttttacaggagacgcatctgaagttgggggatcagaccGGGCTGATGAAGGATGggaggggcaggtgttccattctagGCTGGATATGAAaacgaggagagtggtggtgttgaTTCTATAAGAGGGTGGCGTGAGATGTGTAGCATTGTGGCTGACCTGGGGGTGGTGGTCAGTGGGGAAACTGGAGGGGGATTCCTGTGGTCATGGTAAACGTTTAtagcccaaattgggatgatgtggattttgagGTGGGTGTTGGGAAATGGAAGGCCAAGGGTGAAGAcgatttcatacttctcccatctgCACTGGGTTTATTCCCGGAACAACATTTTGGTGATGGACATGGCGGGTGGTGGCTGACTCAGGGTATTCGGCGATCGTGGTCTCTGACCACGcactgcattgggtggatttgcaggtggttcagggcagctctggctcaaaggtgttggtttgagctctttttacccgaaaacgGAAGAATTTtgcaaggaaaatgtaactgaagatgtggacccccgccccaaccagcaGCTAAAGGAGATGCATGAAGATCGGTTGAAGGCCATCGAGGGAACGGTCGCACTACTGAAAGGATCGATGGAGAGAGAAGTGGCTGGAGGCACGGGTCacagatccgggagatggagaaGGTAATGTCTGATCGCAGCGATGGGGCAGTGGCACTGAAGGCGGAGGTGAGGCTCCTGGGGGACCTTGCAACTCGCTAAGGGcataggtagaggagcaggagaacagatccAGAAGGCAGAATCTGCATAACATTGGCTTGCCAGGGGGCATGGAAGGCATGAGTGCCACAAGGTATGTCTcccggatgctggggggggggggttgctggacaAGGCCCTAGAGGTAGATGGGGCACACTGGTCCCTAAGGCAAAAGACAAGAGCGGGGGAGCTGCCAGGGGTGATTGTGAGGCTCCCATCAGTTTGTGAAGAAGGAAAAGGCCCTGCGATGGGCTagggagaagcggaactgcgaaTGGCGAGGAAACAGGGTCCGAATCATTAGAACATCGGAAGGAGCTGGCGAAAAGACACGTCGGGGTCAACAAGGCCAAAGCAGTTCTATACCAAAGGCCGATCTGGCTTGGGGTACTGTACCCGGCGAAACATGGGTGAATTTTGAAGGccgggagtactattttgaaactCCAGAAGAGGCAAATGACTTCATTagagaccataaactgggggagaactgaatgcTGATGGGAGACTGAGGAGCTGGAACAACAGATtggattaaggggctggtttagtacagggccaaatagctggcttttacagcagaataagacaggccagcagcgcctgttcaattcccgtaccagcctccccgaacaggcaccggaatgaggcgactaggggcttttcacagttcaacacttcatttgaagcctacttgtgacaagcgattttcatttcatttcaagatgcgGGTACTGtgggagctggaggatgggggggcTTTGGGTGGGCTGCTTTTGTCGTTGTGATTGTTTAAGGGGCAACAAGTTTGTAAAGGGCCaactgcgcccccccacccccccggtccgtTTGAGGTGATTTtcgttttggagggggggggggggggggttgacctgtGGTTTTGGATCTCTTTGGGTGTGTAGGGGAggatagggcccacaaggagccatTTGCACAGACCAAGGGAAACGGGGGTGTGGAGGGGTAGACAGGAGGAGTCTTTGGGCAGGAGCTGCCACGCTGGCtggtaatgctggtgaatggaagtgagatAGGGGAAGTAGATGCAGGGGTTGAccaggttgggttggggggggggggggggggggggggggggggggggtggttgcatgTGACGTGGCAGTATTGGAGAATGAGCAGGGTCATGGGTGGGGAAGGGGGCCTTTTTGGATGGGTCCGGTTCAGGGCAAAATAATAGGAGAAAGGGGAGAATGGCAGACAGTAGAGAGGAGTCGAGGCGCATGCCTCCAGTAATGTTCGTAACGTGGATTGAACGGGCCGGTGAAAAGTGTTGGGTCTTCGCGCACTTGAGCTTGTAGGCAGGGGTGATCTTTCTGCATGAGATGCACCTCCAGGTGAAGGatcagaaagggatgggtgggtcaggtatttatCTTGGGATTTGATTTCAATGTTGTGGTGGGTGGCCATCCTGCTGAGAAAAGGATGGGGTTTGTAAGGGCCAAGGAAGTGCTGGATCCGGGTGGGAGGTTTGTGGTAGTGAGGGGTGTTGTAGGGGACGCatgtggtgctagtgaacgtttatgCGCTCCATTGGGATgacgtggggtttgtgaaggggttgctGGGAACTATTCCGGACCTGGACACGCATCGGTTGGTTATGGGATTGCCTGCTGGAACCAAGGGTGGATGAGTTGAGCCTTAAGTCAATGGCATGTTGAGGATGGCGAAGGAGTTGGgaggtttatggaaaggatgggaatggtggatccgtggaggtttaggaACCCAGGGGAAACGGAGTCATCTTTCTCTCATGTATACTCTAGAATTAACTTTCTTGTAGTGAACTGAGCGGTGGTGGTCGGGACAGAGTACCCAGGAATCATGATCGCAGATCATGCACTGCACTGGCTGGTGGTCGGACTTAGCTTGAGGCAGGAGCAGGGGCCCGGATGGAGGTTAGATTTGGGGCTTTTGGCAGACAAGGAGTTCTGTGAGAAGGGACGGTCGGTGATCAgagattatgtggagttgaatcagcggCCACATttgggagacgttgaaggcggtggttcgagaGGGATGTTTTCTCGTTCAAGGTGCACAaataggaggagggaggagcatggagGGTTGTTGGCTGAGATAGTagaggtggacaggaaatatttgAGTGCCCCTGCCAAGAAGGGGTTGGCGCAGAGGAAGAGttcacagggcagtttgacaggctgacgacagggaaggcagtggggcagcaaTGAAGGGCGAGGgtggtgcaatatgaatatggagaaaaggcaagcCCTATGCTAGCCCATCAGCTCCGGACGCAGGACGCATCTGGGGAAATTCTAAGGGTATGGGAAGGGGGAGGTATTGTTGGAGCCAGGGAAGGTTGACAAGGCGTTCGGAGTATTATGAGAAGTTCTATAAAGCGTTCGCCacggagttggcaccacatttacTAGGGATGCTGGACgaggccctggagaaggaagagaTACCAGAGACACTGACCCAGGCGTCGATCACGCTAATCTCGAACAAGGGGAAAGACGGGTCATACAGGCTCATTTTACTGTTGAACActgatgtgaaagtgttggctaagttagtggcagggagggaggaaggatgtgttcgggggtggttgcagaggaccagacaggctttgtaaaGGGAAGCAGCTTTCCAGTAACATTAGGTGGTTATTAAATGTGGTCATGACCCCATCGAAGGGGCGCATACCAGAGGTGGTAGtctctatggacgcggagaagactttCGACCGGGTGGtctctatggacgcggagaagactttCGACCGGGTGAAGTGGCAGTACCTATTTGAGATTTATGAGAAGGTTTGGGTATGGGCCGAAGTTCGTGGTGTGGGTGCGTCTGTTGTACATGGCCCTGGTGATGATGTAAGGTCAAACAACAGGAGttttgggttgcacaggggaacgaggcaagggtgtccgctgtcgccgctgctattcgggctggtgatagagcccttggcgatggcccttgggggtcagtagagtggcaggggattgtgagagggagtaggGAATGCCGGGTGTCGCTGTGCTCTGATATGCTGCTGTTCGTGTCggacccattggagagtatggggagaatcATGGACATACTGAGAGGGATTCAGGGCTTTGTTGGGCTATTAGCTgaaaagagtgaggtgtttctggTCAATATGACCAGTCGGGCAGCCAATCTTGGGGTGTTACCATTTAGGGTTGCCAGGGACACGTTTATGTATTTGAGGATTGAGGTGACGGGCATGGGTGACaatgcacaaatggaacctgacaaagttggtggaggaggttagagaggacTTTGGGAGATGCAATTCGTTACacctgtcattggtggggagggtccaggtggtaaaaatgaacgttctaataaggttcctgtttgtattccaaacCCTCCCTGTTTGTATTCCTAACCCTCCTGATCTACATTCCGATGGCCCTTTTCCAGAAACTTGATGCAGCGATttcagagtttatatgggcggggaaggtacctagggtgaagagggcctgctgcagaggcagaaagggggattGGCGTTACCAAACCTGTTGCACTAcctctgggcggcaaatgtggagaaggtgaggcagtggtgggaacGATAGTGATTAGAATGGTTTGGATGGAAGAAGAGTCCAGTTGAGGGTCCAGCCTGGGGGCCATGGTGACAGTGCCGCTTCCGCTGGCGGCGAGGGGGTACACTGTGAGCCCAGTGGTACAAtccacgattagggtgtggaaccagttgaggcacttggattggattggatttgtttattgtcacgtgtaccgaggtacagtgaaaagtatttttctgcgagcagctcaacagaccattaagtacatgagaagaaaagggaataaaagaaaatacataatagggcaacacaactttaggatggaggggatgtgtgggaacCATGGGCTTAAGCTgggggagacggatggcatgtttaggaggtggggctgatgagggcAAGGGATTTGTACCTGAAGGAGAGGTTTGTAAGTCTtgaagagctgcgggagagggagTTGCTGACGGGAAGaaagttcaggtatatgcaagcgaGGGACTTGACATGGAAAGAATAGAGAGGGTTCCGCAAGCTGCTGGAGTATACCCTGTTGGAGCGATTGCTTCTCCGGGATGTGGAagcggagggtaggattggggatataacctgagtggttgggggaggagggggccgcACAGGTCGTGAGGATTAATGAGAACTGAAGGAGGTGGATATAGGATGTCGAGTGAGGCAATgcgcaggctgaattcgacctcttgggcgaggatgagtgggttcttccagggggtggcagacgagtgtgagaagtgtggatgAGGACCCTTCTCATACAATAACAATACACCATCCTGATTTTTTTATTTGCCCATCTGGTATTCTAATACAAAGAGCATTGTACTAAAGTGCCATTATTTGTATTGTGGTAATTCAATGCTTTTGCGCTATAATTGTTAACACTCATCCCTGATTGCTTTCCTGTAACATCCCCATTTAGCTTTAAACTTTGTGTGTGATGAGTGACTTTTTGTTTTGACTTTTTTAGCTATCTGATAGTCGGTCGAGATTACCGTGTATGTGTAGCTGATGGGTGGGATGGCCAGGTCCCACGATGTGACAGTAAGTTAAAGTTCAATGTTTCTCAAAGGTTTTGAGTTGTTTTGATGCATAACCTTGAGGTGCTTCAATGCGGGTAAATTCAAGGACTTTGTGGAGTGTCTGCTCTCCTCTAATAATCATTTTCTTTTGCCTTCGCTGTATTCTAAATGTTTGCTCTCATCTTTTCTCTTGGCATTTTCAGTGTGACGTTGTTGGGTTGTGTTCCAGAAAAAAGATAGTATTCTTTGGTAGGAAATGCTTGCACCACATCAAGCTGTGGTTGGCATTTGTTTGCTGCATGACATAGAGGCAGGAGGAAGGATCTAGGTTCCAGCTTTTTTTTTTTGACTGGAAAAGCAGGTTGTCGGGTGGATGGTGGGGGTAAGGCACAGGTTCTTGAGGTGAGAAACAATAGGAAAAAAAATGGCAATGCTGAGAACTGATCAAGATTGTTTAGACACCGAGTGGGAAAGGGTCAGAGGTGTCCAGCCAGGAACTTTCTGCAGAAACTTGTAGGGAATTGTGTCACAGATATATTGTCACAGATATATTTTAGCCTGCTATTCACAGCTGGTACCTTTTGATCAGTGGTAATATATTTTGCCAGAGACTGGGGTACTGTTTGAAGAGTGATGCAAAATGAGCTATCACTCAGTTGATAACATTTGTCTCCGAGTCAGAGGGTTGTGGGTTTCAAGACCCACTTCAGGAGCTGGGCACCCGAAaattccagtgtagtactgagggagcatttgaGGTGATATCTTTCAGATGTGTCGTTGCACTGTAGCCTACCTGCCCCTCAGATGGGTGTAAAGGATACCAAGGCATTATTTGGAAAAAGTTACCCCTGTTCCTatgcaatatttatccctcaaccaacatgactaaaacagatgatctggttattAGTGAATGAGCAAAGATCtaacaaatggagtacaatgtgggcaaGTGTAAAGTATCaattttagtaggaagaataaaTAACAACATGCTATCTAAAGGATTGCAGAACACtgatgcagaggaatctgggtgtcctactGTATGAATTGGCAAAGCAAGTAATTGGGAAAGAATGTTATTGAGAGGGGAATTTTAATAAAGTGAGGAAGGATCTGCTCGCTCACTCCTCCCCTGCCAAATGCTGTTCCCAGAAGTGATTGGGTCTTTGCTGTGTGTCGGGTTGGGGATACAAATTCAGGATGTGATACTTTTCCCAGAGAATATTGGACCACTGGAATTGACTGCAGATTGGTGTTGTTTATGCTATGAGCAAGGTATATCCCCTCATGTACAAGATGATACTTGGAATGCAGGGTCAGTGTGGTTTCTGAACTAGTTTTAACCAGAGATGAGTTGGGGAGGAATTTCCCCTCTTGTTTTTCTGTCCTCACTGGAGATCACATGCTTTTCGTTGATTTGTAGACTATCCGTTGTGTATTACAATATGCCTCTGAAGTCTGGAGTAGGCTGGATGGATTTCATTGCTCATCATTGAACATATACGGGagagaattggaaaaaaaaaatgctcTACCTTATGTGGCAGCATATTTGTTCACAAGTATGCGGTGTTACTGAACTTGTCAGATTTTAATCCCTCAAGGTGACGTTTTGTTCTGACAGTCTGTTCATAATATTAACTATTTTTCATTTATCTCCAGTGGTCTCATGTGATTACCCTGCATCCATTAGTAATGGGAAGGTTACAGCACCGCCCAAAGGAGACACGTGGACATCGGGAATGATAGCACAATATTCGTGTAATGGTGACTACTCATTGATTGGTGAAGAACAACTTACTTGCACTATATCTGGCAAATGGGACAAGGCGCCACCAAAATGCAAAGGTGATTTAAGTACACAATCAGAATTTATTTTAATTGCCTTTTACAGCTAGAGTTGAGATGGTTGTTATTTGGTGTTTTAGCATTGCAACACATTCTGCAGTCAGTAGACAgtacttttataaaaaaaaaaaaaaaaaaaaaatttttacgctacccaattcatttattctaattaaggagcaatttagtgcagccaatccacctaccctgcacatctttgggttgtgggggcgaaacccacgcaaacactgggagaatgtgcaaactccacatggacagtgacccagggccgggatcgaagctgggacctcggcgccgtgaggcagcagtgccaaccactgtaccaccatgctctcCGACGATAGATAGTACTGATTATCATGCATGTTTTTATAATATAGGAAATGAGGGACAATCTATGTGGATTATTTGTCTCCTATAATCTTAGGGCTAATATTTAAAGCTCTTTCCTTCCACTAATTAGGCTTCCTCTTCAGGCACTACTTGGTCTGTATAAGCTGAAACAGAATGCAATTAAAATATATAACTagtatgatgaatgtaggaatttcagatatattgggctATGTcttcacaccggcgtgggaacagtggcattttacgaccgAATATTCGGTGCAATACGgtcaccgatcctctgtttggctggaGGCTAGTAGCTGGCAGCGTAAGAGCATCCGCATTCAGCtggcgatacggcccggagaattgccgggtccgtggccacgcatgtacaCGATGGCGGCCTCCAGCAACCTCGCTGTGCAACTtggccggcctgcaaaatagtgccccccccttttGGCCGGCTCACGAGCCCCGGATCACAACCCATCAGTGTCCCCAacccctaataaagtcccccccctccccctgcggaTCAGCCGTTCCCCCGACTGGTggcgttggactgagtccgcagctgccacgtcgaGTTCCCAACGGATAATGGCACACCTGACTGATGCCGTCGGAATttggccagtgtcgggggcagagcatcaggggttGGGCCTCGGGCAATGTcccttgagggggcagagcatcgcgaaagcagtgcCGCCGCTGATTTAGTCAGAAACAGGTAATCTCCAGCCGATCACCAAACACGATTTCGACgtcggcaactggagaatcccgcccattgtattgtaggtatttggtgcagttggGGTTAAAAGcctggttagagtgtgtttgactgctgcagtcatgtttttaatgaATCCTGGTTTGAACGGTTGGGAGCCCAGGGGTGCAGTTAAggcattgtaaaaagcttgggtTAATGCAGTTTCGTTTGGATTAagagggggttccctgtggagttattTAGATTTCCGCTTGGTAGGATAAATTAATTACTGGTTGGAGCCAACGTATCGAGCATTCTGCAGAAAAACAGTTTTTGTTGTTAGttgatgtgagcagaagtcaagcatctcagttcaatTAAAATATATGTCTGTAACTAGATTTGGAGTTACTTTCCAAGCAGTTCCGAGTGTAATTAGAAGGTGAGCTGAAGCTGCTTTTGAAGAAATATAGCCAGACTTTCTTTATGGTTCTGATAGGATCCCAATTTTTTTCTTTAAAGAAGTGGCAAAGGATCTCATCTCTTTTGAGGGCAaactgtatttaacagtggattgtGAGCTGAGATTTATTTTGTGTTTGGgagtaaagatagcaattaagggtcaCTGTTTTCATTCGCATTGTTTAAGGGattattgtaagctattttctggtatgtttttttaaaatttagagtacccaatttttttccaattaaggggcaatttagcatgttcaatccacctaccttgtacatctttgggttgtgggggcgaaacccacgcaaacactgggagaatgtgcaaactccacacggacagtgacccagagccgggatcgaacctgggacctcggcgccgtgagactgcagtgctaccactgagccaccgtgctgctctttctGGTGTTATGTTAAAGATATTTCAATACTGTTAGTAATAAAGATcattttaatacaccatatccctatttttgaCCTTTCATCCGAGAGGCTTGAGACAATAATCTGAACTGACTGCATCTATACCATGAAATACTTTATATATACCTCCTTTGAAGTAGGAAGAGGTTAAATTGTTCTTTAAGGATACAGGGGTAACAGTGCACAAGTTGAACGCAAAGTTATTGCAAATGCTTTGGCTATGATTATATAGATAATAATGAAAGCCAGTTGGATGTCAATGGAGAGTCATTGGAGGAGGTTTGTGTGAAGTAAAGAATTAGAAAACTTAAATTCAGTAGTTTAGCTAAAGAATGTTTAGGGATACTTCATTTGAGGTGTATATATAAAGTATTTCATTGTATAGATGCAGTCAGTTCAGATTATTGTCTCGAGCAAAAAGAAAACTATTTGGGCAATGATAAATGTTTGCAGTAATCTGCTTGATAAAGTTGCAGAGTCGAAGATGGTTTGAATATTAAATGATCTTATTTGACATTTTAAAGTTTTCGGTATATCACACTTCATACTTCTAAAGGAGGTTCTTGTGGCCCTCCGAATGAACATGGCTTTTAATTTTTGCTGGTCATTGAGTTTATATATTCAATTTTGCTGTCTTTATAATACGTTTTGTTCTTTTGTCAGTTGTTCAGTGTCAGCGTCCTCCAGATCCTGCAAACAGCAATGCTGTGAATGGATTTGGACCAACCTACAAATATCATGACTCGATCACCTACCGCTGTAAAGACGGTTATGAAATGGTTGGCGCTAATGTCATCAGATGCAATGAGACTAGCATGTTTGAACCATCGCCACCTATTTGCAGACCTCGTGAGTAACCATCTCTTAAACTTGAGGGTAGAATTAGTTCTGAATTGAACTCTGTATAGTCTGTTTGAAGAATAGGCCAGATTCTTCGGCGGGGGGTTGGAGGCAGTTTATTAGTGAGCTGCTTCAGTGTTCACTATCACTATTTCTCAGACGGACCAGTATGTTCAGGTTAATGTGAAAATCTTGTAGTAATTCATGGTCTCTCACTtgagactctgccacaggctgcaTTGTGGCTCCTCCGAAGGTCAGTAAACACTGAAAATCAATGGGAATTTCAACTTTTCCTTCAAACACAAATAAAATGTTACATCAGGTGTCACTGGATTTTTAACAGCAAAGTGATCAATAAAGTTTGATCAACAGAACTCGCCCTGAAAAAAGTAATTTTATAATCTAGGGAGTGTTTTTAAATAATGAACAGATTTTTGTGCTAAAGGCTTTTTGAAGTCTAACTTCATTTTCATTGCAATTTTAAATTTTTACAAAAatcacatttatttaaaaaaaaacgagAAAGAAAAGAAAGCTATAGATATCAATGTACAATAGGCACAGCACAAAGCAGAAGTAATTACAAGCATGGGGACAAATGAGACTGGATGGGTACAAGAGCCGTCTGCATCAAAACAGGATatgggcgggcagcacggtggcgcagtgggttagccctgctgcctcacagcgctgaggcccCAAGtttgattctggctctgggtcactgtctgcgtggagtttgcac contains:
- the LOC140393807 gene encoding C4b-binding protein alpha chain-like isoform X5 → MLPNGFLAEKFSSMTSFPVATIVYYACYPGYSLKEGSSKTITCLEGSTWGPIQTSCEPRNCGNPGEILNGYYRAADGTTLGKKVYFFCDEGYLIVGRDYRVCVADGWDGQVPRCDMVSCDYPASISNGKVTAPPKGDTWTSGMIAQYSCNGDYSLIGEEQLTCTISGKWDKAPPKCKVVQCQRPPDPANSNAVNGFGPTYKYHDSITYRCKDGYEMVGANVIRCNETSMFEPSPPICRPLTPTTTVVEPESQTGIIIGIVIAVIIIIVAVILVLCYCCKKKKEGQYTTSEKVAMNLQSEQVQEKSNYVDC
- the LOC140393807 gene encoding C4b-binding protein alpha chain-like isoform X3, producing MLPNGFLAEKFSSMTSFPVATIVYYACYPGYSLKEGSSKTITCLEGSTWGPIQTSCEPRNCGNPGEILNGYYRAADGTTLGKKVYFFCDEGYLIVGRDYRVCVADGWDGQVPRCDMVSCDYPASISNGKVTAPPKGDTWTSGMIAQYSCNGDYSLIGEEQLTCTISGKWDKAPPKCKVVQCQRPPDPANSNAVNGFGPTYKYHDSITYRCKDGYEMVGANVIRCNETSMFEPSPPICRPLTPTTTVVPPTTTAVVEPESQTGIIIGIVIAVIIIIVAVILVLCYCCKKKKEGQYTTSEKVAMNLQSEQVQEKSNYVDC
- the LOC140393807 gene encoding C4b-binding protein alpha chain-like isoform X6, whose product is MLPNGFLAEKFSSMTSFPVATIVYYACYPGYSLKEGSSKTITCLEGSTWGPIQTSCEPRNCGNPGEILNGYYRAADGTTLGKKVYFFCDEGYLIVGRDYRVCVADGWDGQVPRCDMVSCDYPASISNGKVTAPPKGDTWTSGMIAQYSCNGDYSLIGEEQLTCTISGKWDKAPPKCKVVQCQRPPDPANSNAVNGFGPTYKYHDSITYRCKDGYEMVGANVIRCNETSMFEPSPPICRPLTPTTTVVPPTTTAVVEPESQTGIIIGIVIAVIIIIVAVILVLCYCCKKKKEGAVI
- the LOC140393807 gene encoding C4b-binding protein alpha chain-like isoform X4 produces the protein MLPNGFLAEKFSSMTSFPVATIVYYACYPGYSLKEGSSKTITCLEGSTWGPIQTSCEPRNCGNPGEILNGYYRAADGTTLGKKVYFFCDEGYLIVGRDYRVCVADGWDGQVPRCDMVSCDYPASISNGKVTAPPKGDTWTSGMIAQYSCNGDYSLIGEEQLTCTISGKWDKAPPKCKVVQCQRPPDPANSNAVNGFGPTYKYHDSITYRCKDGYEMVGANVIRCNETSMFEPSPPICRPLTPTTTVVTRTTTKATRTTTKAIIPPTTTAVVEPESQTGIIIGIVIAVIIIIVAVILVLCYCCKKKKEGAVI
- the LOC140393807 gene encoding C4b-binding protein alpha chain-like isoform X2; the encoded protein is MLPNGFLAEKFSSMTSFPVATIVYYACYPGYSLKEGSSKTITCLEGSTWGPIQTSCEPRNCGNPGEILNGYYRAADGTTLGKKVYFFCDEGYLIVGRDYRVCVADGWDGQVPRCDMVSCDYPASISNGKVTAPPKGDTWTSGMIAQYSCNGDYSLIGEEQLTCTISGKWDKAPPKCKVVQCQRPPDPANSNAVNGFGPTYKYHDSITYRCKDGYEMVGANVIRCNETSMFEPSPPICRPLTPTTTVATRTTTKAIIPPTTTAVVEPESQTGIIIGIVIAVIIIIVAVILVLCYCCKKKKEGQYTTSEKVAMNLQSEQVQEKSNYVDC